In Vigna angularis cultivar LongXiaoDou No.4 chromosome 8, ASM1680809v1, whole genome shotgun sequence, the DNA window caCTTAATTTTAAACCAATGTTAGTTTCCAcctttaaaacttttattcGAATTTTAAATCAACTCTAActctaaataataattatttaatagaaattaaaattttaataaaaacatcgtcataacatttatataaaaatgaaatttagttttaatttattctattttaaaaaagttgagattaaattaaataaaattaacaaatataagaattaaattaaaaataagatactGATATACatgtacaatatttttaaaatttaaaaaataaaaaagtaaaataaaattaaaaaaaaataaaagaataaaaaaaataaaatcataaagtaatACTtgacatatattatttataattcgttaattatttgaatatattatttattatcattaattatttaaatgatgttagaaactaaattaaacaaattaacaaaaattatatatatatatatatatatatatatatatatatatgaaaacgGATAAATTCtacaaaaaaatagaaaccaTAAGTAAAAACAAGAAGAGAAAAAGccatatataaaaacataaaaacaaataattggagtgtattaaacacaaaaaagaagccatgaagaaaaaggaacaaaagCTTAGAGCTTATCAGCATGTTTACACCACTTATTTTTTACCCACTCCCACTATTTTTAACATTCTTTTCCTATCTAACAGCTTCTCTCACTATCCTTGCTAATTAATCCTTATGCAATTATAAGAAACTTTTACGCTTAAACTATTTATCCAAATTTAGTCACCTATAATTAACAAGTCACTCATTCGAAGAAGCTTGAAAATACATATCCGGTAAAGAAGTAACACATTAGCATCCACATCTTCAATGAAAAGTATGCATCTCACGCTAAAagttattaaacattttatttataaattgaaagcATATACATATATTCACCCATAAGTATTATATTAGGCATACAGATATGTGTATAAGTATTTTACAatgcataatatattttatcatatagtttttatttttgataacAGTAAGATGAATGATCTAACAGCCAAATTTGTCTTGTTGATTATCATCATCCTCTTTGTCACCTCTGGTATGAATCCACCACAAGAGATTAGTCAAAGAGTTTCCATTATCAAAAGACTTTAACCCTTTCACGTTCTTCAAAGCCTCTTCTTTATCATAAAGCGCTTGAAGTGCATAAACAAAGCCTTTCCATGCATCTTCAACACCTTCCCTATTCAAATCAATGGAAGCCCAGTTTACAAGTTCAATGACATAGTTAACATCTGAGAAAAGTGGGTCAGAGATTGGAACTATGGGCAAGAGGTGAATGCCAAGCCTATACTCTCTCAACTTGTGAGAAGCGAACCATAGGTCGGTGTCTCTTTTATTGGCCCACAGAATGCCCATCATCCTGTTCTCCTCTGTAAAAACATCCTCGTACATGCTCCCATTCGCTGACACTTGAAACCATGTTTGAGCTGCAAGGATTTCCAGTGCTGTTAAGGTTGATCCTAGGGCAACAAGCTGAACATCGCCATATGCCATACCCATCAATGCTGCAGAATAGTATGCATTCACTGCTTGACTGGTACTCTCATGATTCCTACCATCAGCAAACTCTGTTAACCCTGTTACAAAAATATTAGATTAGTAAAGAACCTATCATGAATTGATTATTCTATACGTAACAtgataatgatatttataaaaagaaagttataatattgtaatataaaaaatatatttttatatctgtttttctgtttttatttttacatcttttCATGTATGAACATATATGATGGTTGATCACTGAAGTATCAATTTAGATGAGATGTCAACACAATGATGTTTATAACATGGcctttttattaaaagaaatgtaaatcacttttaattatttattgttattggATGCTTtagttgtatttttatttttaaattaatgtctTCGGAAGAAAGggtatataaattatttttaattctactTCTAAGTAATAATGTAATGTGTATTGTTTATGATATACCAAAACATTTTCATAGTAGTattattatcaatttcttttatttcttagtATTACAAAATGAACTTAATATGATGGAATTATTGCAAAGTTTTGACATAAAtcaaattgaattattatttttatttgacttaCTTATCCCACTGATGAACTTAACTTAGATTGACACGTATAGtctgttttataaaataaaaattatataaaaaataaaaattattataataaatgttaagaaataatttattaaaaaacatatatatacatattagaATTTACATGTTAAGTCattattaagtttattaatatatcttcaattttaaaagtagtttttatataatcttttattttagattaatcAAGTGGCCGTGGCCTGTCCATTTCCTACTATTACtctttgttaaaattatttataaaatgagcAAAGTTCATCTTTGGTTTATCtaagagattttttttatattaattgttttggATATTCATAAATACTTTAAATACTTGAGCATTTTAATAGTATGCACAGGCCTCTGAGGTATATAAAATGTTGATATCAAGTAAACAAAGAAAACGTAATTATATTTCAGTTAACAGTAAGTTATTTCACATAAAAGTTACTTATTTTTTCTTAGTTTGAAACAAGCTGATCTtagtttatttgattaaattttatgtaCCTGCAGCCCAAGAGTGCAACTTGTAAAGGTCAAAGCACCTCAGTTTTGGGTAATTGGAGTTTGATTGTGTGTCCAAGTTCATAATATCTTGCATGAGTGAATAGGCTTTGTTCTTGTACTTTCTCCCCCATGCTGGATCGATCTTTGCAAGCACTGCAATGGCATAAAGAAAGTACCCCAGATGGTACTGGTGATCATTGTAAATCCCAAATCCAAAATCTGCAGAAACATCATCAGATCCTTTATACGTAACAATGCCACCCCATTTGTTATCATGCAAGAATCCATTCACCTTAAAAGTTCCATCCAACCATAACTCAACCGTGTCCTTCAGAAACTTGCTAACTTTTGGAATCACATCATAGAAGAAAACCTCTTCGGCTATCAGAGCCAGCCTTGCAGCCCTAGCAATGTATTTTCCATAATAGTAAGATTCAGTGGTCTCCATTTTTAGGGCCTCAACATCATTCACAAGCGCAGAAACAATTTCctgtttgttttcttctttgatACCCCTTGAAGAATGCCATGTCACTGAAACTGGATCAGTTTTCAGAATCCATGACTTGCCCAAAACACCAACAAGATCCCCATCTATGCTTGTGTACTTAAAGTCATCAAGAACAGCAACATCAGTGTCTGTAGAAGAGAGAAGCTGAAGATGGAGAGGATGTGCTAGTAGTAGCAATGCACCAGACCCTTTTGTTTCCCATTCATATTCCACACAAAAGGGTTCTTTAATCACAGCATTTCCTGACACAGGGTAAGTGAAACTGCACAGGTCAAGAATGGCCTCGCTTTGTGGATCAGAGTTAGGGAGAAGGGCTATGCGGATTGTGCCAGAGAAGGCCTCAGAAGTGATCTCAGAAGTGGTGTGAGTTAACTTGATTGGCGAGGAAGCATAGAGGAGCCATGTTTGGGCATTGTTAAACTTAATGGTGAACTTGTGAAAGGAAGTTGATTCTGTGGAATCCAAGGAGACAATGGAATGGATGGTGGTGATGGAAAGAGGGGTTGGTTGAGTTACTGAGACTGTCAAATAAGGGCTTCCCCTAACGAGGAAAAAGGTCAGGTTTGAAGAAGGGATTTCTAAAGTGACACTGAGATCACTGAAGGAAGAGATTGTGTGTTTTCCAGATGAACTTTGCTTAGAGGAGATGGTGAGATCAGGGTTGAAGACTTGGTATATGTTAGTAGCAGTGGAAGTGCGAGAAGGGTATGATAGAGAGAGTGAAGAGTTGGAGGATTTGATGAGGTAGGGGTGAATGTATTCAGGTTGGTCACCATTTTTGAGGACAAAGTTTTGGAAGAAAGAGTTTGTGGGAAGTGGAGATGAGACAAGGTTTGAGGAGAAGAAGTTGGAGGGGTCAGGGAGGACAGTGGATTTTGTCTGTGGGAAGATGTAAGGAGTGTTGTGTTGGTTGCTAGCCATTGcttttgaaaatgttgtgtttGTGATAGGGTTATGTtgatcaatatatatatatatatatatgaatggtgtgtgattgtgttgttggtggtgatggTTTTATAATGTTTCGTAACCATTATATACGAATCTTTTGTGCATTTAGAGTTACTCTATCTACAACTTGGTTTGCTATTAAATTGTTAGAAGTAGGAGAGTGGGGTTAGGGTTTTGGGATTTTGGTTATGCTAGTGGGATGGTTGAACTTAGTTTATTGATTTCAACAAAATGTTGATGAGAAGGGTTTGTTTTGGTTTGTTGAGAGATGGGATTAAAGATTGAATGATGGAAGGGTGGGAGTAAAGAGGATTTAATCATTGATGTTTAAGCAAGGGAAGAGGATCTTAGGAGGAAAGAGATGAGAGCATAGTGTCTCTCTTACGTTAATTTCTTAGCCGTTTTGCTTAAGTGCTTCATAACCAATATGCACCAAGTATTTATCAGAAAAATACCTTTTCAGTTTACTTTAATATCTTCTCTAGTTAAAAAGGATTAATATTGAACTATTGACTAATGACATTTTTATGAGATGTTGAAAACTAttataaaacatcaaaatatattagTAATACTTTCAGTGCAAAACGTTAAAACCAtattgaaaatcattaaaaaaactaatgattatatatatatatatatatatatatatatatatatatatatatatatatatatatatatatattataatttcttaactTGTGagcaacaaatttaaaatatttttttacatccATTATAATTAGTTGACAATCACTTTTAGGAATAATATAGTTATTAGAAAAGgaaacttttatatttgtaaaagaaaaaatattaaagaaggAATGAGTGAATGTAAAGTAGGTGTAAAAGTTTATTAGATGTAAAAATAGTGAAATGctaaacaaaattatcaaaagCCTTCCCTACCAATTGTGTATTCCATAATAAAGACAAACACATaattattaatacaaaaataCTACATtcaattttatagtttaaatgtatatttattattatttaataattaatattttttaattatattttcactaCAAAGATAATGGTGATTAACTATCACAATATAACGTGGATTTTGAAAATAGATTCTAGTAGAGTTGGCTTAgcaaatatgataaaaatgacAAATCCATTGTTGATTGTAACAATTTGgatcaatatttttattgatttccTTCGTCactccttattttattttttattattaactttattaCAATTTACATTCAAAACCTTTATATTTATTCTCTTCTTCATctactttcttcttcatttgtttttatcttgtttatAATTTCAtctctaaatataaaaaaaattataaaaaatatgattattataaaGAAACGCACCAATTGTTGATTGAAGTCTAAGAAagaattgaataatttaaattttttgtgtgACTTTGATCAACAATATAAGCAATTTAACACTTTAAAATAGATTGAAAAACTTGTAAGTGTTTTAGACCATGAAAGACGAAATCCGCGTAAGTAGATTAGGTTTATTGAGTGATATTGAAAAAGCATCCAACCATAATCCTcgaaaaataatatcaataaaatttattggatGGTTAAAGATAAATTGATTACAATATAGTAAAagcaatattaataaaatttattgaatggttaaagataaatttattacaatagtaaaattattgtgggagaaacataataaaaaaatgtatagaaggattaaatataattattgttccaattaattataaaacttcTTACAACTCAATGGATAATACATTCATAATAAGACATTAATCAtgttcatattatttatttaaaatatattataaaatattatcattatagttttatacttttaaattttactacttaatcacataaataaaatgataacaTTAACTTgtgctttattttttaatattaattagattTACTTGTGCATCAACAAAGACAAATCCACCCTAAAGCCATCTTACAAACATGTCTATTTTGTATGTTAAATATTGACTTTTGTAAACTTTAAATagatttactttctttttcatgaTACTTtctgtataaataaaatacaattttagcGTAATTTCCTTGACTGAAACTCGCATTAAGATCAGAGCTGTTATTGGATTGCTATTTTCCAATTGTCTAGTTCTAGTAAAGGGTCagagaataaattaatattttatttatttatcatcatcatcatcattattattattattattattattattattattattattattattattatttgagagaaaaaattGTAATCAACTTCGAAGAAGTTTCCATATTTGttgtttataattgtttttagttGACTTTACATTCTGATTCAAAATAGTTGAGACTCAAGGTGTACACTCTATAAAGTAATGATGCAAAAAGTGAGTCTAAGATATGTGAGAtctgttattataaaaaaataattatttcatatatatatatatatatatatatatatatatatatatatgtatataataaaaaactttttttattttttatttttaaaaagaagtgAAAGAATGCAATTTGATATAAGTTCAATAAAGtcttttatgtaaaatttagaGTTGTAAAAATAAGTTAAGTGTATGTTATTAAGATAAAAGTAATTATGATCTAAATTGAGTGGgattagttttagtttaactTATATGGTAAGTGACATAAATAAGTCTAATCCAGCTCAATCGATAGACTTATCAacctaatttatataataatacaatcgcatgtattataatttatatgttttgtatGTCAAACACAATAATTAACATTGAAATTCAATaacacaatttaaattttaatagatCCCTTTATTGTCAACAACAATGAATGCCAAAGTGTTGAACCAAAATGAAAGCAACACActgataattaaatatattatcattcaTATAGTAATGGCTTGTCAGAAACAGACCTGTGATAAAGTATGATATTGTCGTAACTTcattatatgttttctttttcatgacATAGAAATCATCGACTTATTggtattttaaaacttaatagtAGTAATGATAACAATAGCCAAAGCAGCAGTGTTTCATGTTCAATGTTCAATGTTCATGTTCATGTTCAGTGACCCTTCTTATTCATCCTCTGCTGTGAATCCACCACAAGAGATTAGTCAAAGAGTTTCCACCATCAAAACCTGTAAGGTTTCTTATCTTCTGCAATGCACTTTCATTGTCATAAATCCCTTCAAGGGCATACGCAAATCCCTTCCATCCTTCACCAACACCATCCCTATTCAAAGCAGGTAAAGTCCACTCCACAAGCTGCTTCACAAACTCAGCATTGGagaaaatggcttcagaaatagGCACCAATGGTAAGAGCTGAATGCCAAGCCTACACTCTTTCCACTCTGCAGGAGCAAACCATAGTCCAGTGTCCCTCTTGTTAGACCACAGAACTCCCATGATCCTGTTCTCTTGTGTGAACTCTTCCTCATACAAAGTCCCTTTCTCTTCCACATGCCACCACATTTTAGTCCCCAGAATTTCCAATGCTGTCAGTGTTGATCCAAGGGAAACAAGATGAGCATCACCATATGCCAGACCCATCAAAGCAGCAGAGTAATATGCACACACAGCCTCACTTGTGCTCTCTTGGTTCCTTCCATCTGTGAACTCAGTTAACCCCCCAGCCCAAGAGTGAAGAACATAAGGGTCAAAACACCTCAAACGTGTGTAATTGGAGTTTTGTTTTGTGTCCAAGTTCATGAAGTCTTGCACAAGGGAATAGGCTTTAGGCTTGTACTTTCTACCCCAGGCTTGATCAAACTTAGTGAGCACTGCAATTCCATAAAGGAAGTACCCCAAATGGTAGTGATGATCATTGTAAATACCAAATCCAAAATCACCACCCCCATCATTGGACCCTTGTTGTGTAATAATGCCACCCCATTTCTTATCATGTAGAAATCCATTCCCTTTGAAAGTTCCCTCCAACCATGGCTCAATGGTTTCCTTCAAAAACTTTATAACCTTTGGAATCACATCAAGGTAGCGCAACTCCTCAGCAATCAATGCCAACCTTGCAGCCCTTGCAACCAACTTCCCATAAAAATAGGACCTTGTTTCTGTTATTGATGACGAGTTTAGGCCGTCAACATCATTAGAAAGGGCTGAAACAACTTCATCACGGGATTCTTCTTTGACTCCATTGGTTGATTGCCATGTTACAAACACGGGATCTGTTTGCAACACCCATGAATTCCCGACAACACCAACAACATCCCCATCAATGCTTCCATACTTAAAATCTTCAAGAACAGTGACATCATTGTCTTCATTAGACAGAAGCTGAACATGGAGAGGGTGAGCCAAGAGTAGCAAATCCCCTGACCCTTTCTTCTCCCACTTATACTCCACGCAAAAGGGTTCTCTGAATATAGCTTCACCTGACACGGGGTAACAAGAACTGAACTTGTCAAGAACCGCCTCGTGTTTTGAATCAGAATCAGGCAGCAAGGCTATCCGGACTATGCCAGAAAATGCATCAGAAGTGATTTCAGAAAGAGTGTGGCTCAAACTGATGGGGGAGGAAGCATAAAGGACCCACGTTTGACCATTGTTGAACTGAAAGGTGTACTTGGTGCGAGTATTGTTTGAAGAGAATGAAAGAATGGCGTGGACGGTGGTGATGGAAAGAGGGGTTGGTTGGGTGACAGAAACAGTCAAAAAGGGGCTTCCCCTAACAAGGAGGAAGCTAAGATTGGAAGAAGGGATATCCAAAGTGACACTGAGATCACTGTAAGAGGAGATAAGGTGTTTGCCACTTGAACCGTGCTTGGATGAGATGGTTAGATCAGCATTGAAGACTTGGTATATGACAGCAGAACTGACTTGGCGAGAAGGGTATGAGAGAGAGAGGGAAGAGCCAGAGGATTTGATGAGGTAAGGATGAATGTATTCAGGTTGGTCACCATTTTTTAGCACAAAGTTTTGGAAGAAAGAGTTTGTGGGGAGTGGTTTTGAGAGAAGGGTTGAGGAGAAGAATTGAGAGGGATCAGGAAGAACAGTGGATTGTGTCTCTGGGAAGATGAAATgagttttgttttgcttgacCATTGCTGCTTGTGAAGATGGTGGAACTGGTGTTTGGTTGTGTTGTGGTGATGATGAATGCTTGAATGGTGTGATTTATATATGGGTTTTGGAGAGCATGAGGTGAATGCACTTGTTCCTTAGAGTTGGTGTGTTTTCATTATTGGCGGCTACTCTATCAACGACCTGGTTAATTATTAAAGTCTTATGAGTAGGAAAGTGGGGTttggattttggatttttggggataGTTGACCATAGTTTATTGATTTTGTGAACTGTCTTTTGGTGCAAGTTGAGGTGCAATGTTTATCTTGGtgtgttgatgatgatgttagAGAGGATCAATGATTCTAAATTTGTGATGAATGGTGGAAGGGTGTGAGTAAAGAGTATTGAATGATTGATTCAAAGGAAGTGAAACTTGGGAAGAAAGATGAGTGAATGTGACCTTGTCAAGAAGCAAAATAGAAGTTTCTCAATGGGAACATACCAaattcagatgaaaaaaaaggagaagaaaacatTACCTCACATAAATGCAGATTTATGTGCACACAGTTGGACAATTTGAACCAGATAGACGCATGTTATGAACACACACATGAATCATATTGCATGTTGAAATTTTGCTGGCAACCCAAAATAAGTTATTCTTGGAAAAGtcttatcattttttatttaattaaatttaattggaTCCCATccaatctatttatttattttattgagtaTCGACCTAACATATCATAATCggatttattaatttaaacataattatttattaataaaaatatctcaaaaatagatatttatttaataattaaaattatcaatagTTCTTGTAATATTACTCgtatcttttattatatattaattgtgaAGTTGAGTTTTTCATGAACATGTTAAGGAATTCAATGTTTAATGGTGTAGAAAATACTGTTCGGTTCAACTCACGAAAGTATAactaaattgtttaaaaataatggagtaattgtatatgttatttttagaaATTGGATAATTGACTT includes these proteins:
- the LOC108344484 gene encoding probable endo-1,3(4)-beta-glucanase ARB_01444, which encodes MASNQHNTPYIFPQTKSTVLPDPSNFFSSNLVSSPLPTNSFFQNFVLKNGDQPEYIHPYLIKSSNSSLSLSYPSRTSTATNIYQVFNPDLTISSKQSSSGKHTISSFSDLSVTLEIPSSNLTFFLVRGSPYLTVSVTQPTPLSITTIHSIVSLDSTESTSFHKFTIKFNNAQTWLLYASSPIKLTHTTSEITSEAFSGTIRIALLPNSDPQSEAILDLCSFTYPVSGNAVIKEPFCVEYEWETKGSGALLLLAHPLHLQLLSSTDTDVAVLDDFKYTSIDGDLVGVLGKSWILKTDPVSVTWHSSRGIKEENKQEIVSALVNDVEALKMETTESYYYGKYIARAARLALIAEEVFFYDVIPKVSKFLKDTVELWLDGTFKVNGFLHDNKWGGIVTYKGSDDVSADFGFGIYNDHQYHLGYFLYAIAVLAKIDPAWGRKYKNKAYSLMQDIMNLDTQSNSNYPKLRCFDLYKLHSWAAGLTEFADGRNHESTSQAVNAYYSAALMGMAYGDVQLVALGSTLTALEILAAQTWFQVSANGSMYEDVFTEENRMMGILWANKRDTDLWFASHKLREYRLGIHLLPIVPISDPLFSDVNYVIELVNWASIDLNREGVEDAWKGFVYALQALYDKEEALKNVKGLKSFDNGNSLTNLLWWIHTRGDKEDDDNQQDKFGC
- the LOC108344483 gene encoding probable endo-1,3(4)-beta-glucanase ARB_01444, encoding MVKQNKTHFIFPETQSTVLPDPSQFFSSTLLSKPLPTNSFFQNFVLKNGDQPEYIHPYLIKSSGSSLSLSYPSRQVSSAVIYQVFNADLTISSKHGSSGKHLISSYSDLSVTLDIPSSNLSFLLVRGSPFLTVSVTQPTPLSITTVHAILSFSSNNTRTKYTFQFNNGQTWVLYASSPISLSHTLSEITSDAFSGIVRIALLPDSDSKHEAVLDKFSSCYPVSGEAIFREPFCVEYKWEKKGSGDLLLLAHPLHVQLLSNEDNDVTVLEDFKYGSIDGDVVGVVGNSWVLQTDPVFVTWQSTNGVKEESRDEVVSALSNDVDGLNSSSITETRSYFYGKLVARAARLALIAEELRYLDVIPKVIKFLKETIEPWLEGTFKGNGFLHDKKWGGIITQQGSNDGGGDFGFGIYNDHHYHLGYFLYGIAVLTKFDQAWGRKYKPKAYSLVQDFMNLDTKQNSNYTRLRCFDPYVLHSWAGGLTEFTDGRNQESTSEAVCAYYSAALMGLAYGDAHLVSLGSTLTALEILGTKMWWHVEEKGTLYEEEFTQENRIMGVLWSNKRDTGLWFAPAEWKECRLGIQLLPLVPISEAIFSNAEFVKQLVEWTLPALNRDGVGEGWKGFAYALEGIYDNESALQKIRNLTGFDGGNSLTNLLWWIHSRG